In Microbacterium maritypicum, the following are encoded in one genomic region:
- a CDS encoding PqqD family protein — MGTRIHRDAAIRTRCRPLSGQGAAGSGSARSEGLTVQIADVTVGITLSGCNTDLIDAVHAEYAPMMPSVPVSAETQVVVAADTDAGSGMELVRREVDAAVAGIHRQRGFIDFGADLLVDDRGSALIVTLDGSEQAHAVMAALSARHTRLPPGSWVSDRSGNIVHRAASTTIAGDALENGAVGGSARLIGALLLGDGESVADAEQEDGVLALARHTIEQGSPNESAPVLRAVQMIAGSTSRIRRVAVGDLSHALREVAERFAEGPRTMRFAPPSPVHSAPASVPTNDGSKVWFRGPAHDYLQRDHDVLVVRRSGDGLELEALQSHARALWMHADGASREQLLSIVRDQSSPERSENTPLEVVFDELVSEGLLVDEPSWAVRSNVAYSTSSSQTFVLGTDGGDLQPLALEGPAMTIWEAMIERPHISITEITAWCAERYDVDADGIRPEVQQMMEDLRERDLIGWV, encoded by the coding sequence ATGGGGACGCGGATTCACCGCGACGCTGCGATACGTACGCGGTGCAGACCGTTGAGCGGGCAGGGAGCTGCGGGGAGCGGTTCAGCGAGATCTGAAGGGCTCACGGTCCAGATCGCCGACGTCACCGTAGGGATAACGCTGAGTGGGTGCAACACAGACCTCATCGACGCGGTCCACGCCGAATACGCCCCGATGATGCCGAGCGTCCCGGTTTCCGCGGAGACCCAGGTCGTGGTCGCGGCTGACACCGATGCTGGGAGCGGCATGGAGCTCGTGCGGAGAGAGGTCGACGCCGCCGTCGCCGGGATCCATCGCCAACGCGGATTCATCGACTTCGGTGCAGACCTGCTCGTGGATGATCGCGGCTCTGCCCTGATCGTCACCCTGGATGGAAGCGAGCAAGCGCACGCGGTGATGGCGGCCCTCAGCGCGCGTCACACGAGGCTGCCGCCAGGGAGCTGGGTTTCTGACCGCTCGGGCAACATCGTGCATCGGGCCGCGTCGACGACGATCGCGGGCGACGCGCTGGAGAACGGTGCAGTGGGCGGATCAGCTCGTCTCATCGGCGCGCTCCTTCTGGGCGACGGGGAGAGCGTTGCCGATGCCGAGCAAGAGGACGGTGTCCTCGCGCTCGCGCGTCACACGATCGAACAGGGCTCGCCGAATGAAAGCGCCCCCGTGCTCCGGGCGGTGCAGATGATCGCCGGGAGCACGAGCCGTATTCGACGAGTCGCTGTCGGAGATCTGTCCCACGCTCTCCGCGAGGTGGCGGAGCGGTTTGCCGAGGGGCCTCGAACGATGCGGTTCGCGCCACCGTCTCCCGTGCACTCCGCTCCCGCATCGGTTCCGACGAATGACGGGAGCAAAGTGTGGTTCCGCGGGCCCGCGCACGACTACCTCCAGCGCGACCATGATGTGCTCGTCGTCCGTCGATCGGGCGACGGGCTGGAGCTGGAAGCGCTGCAGTCGCACGCGCGCGCGCTGTGGATGCACGCCGACGGGGCCAGTAGGGAGCAGCTCCTGAGTATCGTGCGGGATCAGTCCTCTCCGGAGAGGAGCGAAAACACACCCCTCGAGGTCGTGTTCGACGAGCTCGTCAGCGAGGGGTTGCTCGTCGACGAGCCGAGTTGGGCCGTGCGGTCGAACGTCGCATACTCGACGAGCTCATCGCAGACCTTCGTGCTCGGGACTGACGGGGGAGACCTCCAACCGCTCGCCCTGGAAGGACCGGCGATGACGATCTGGGAAGCCATGATCGAGCGACCTCACATCTCGATCACCGAGATCACCGCGTGGTGTGCGGAGCGCTATGACGTCGACGCGGATGGCATCCGGCCGGAGGTACAGCAGATGATGGAGGACTTGCGCGAGCGCGACCTGATCGGCTGGGTCTGA
- the lepB gene encoding signal peptidase I — protein MTTDAPRPRRRLLGNIWVNIVLALALTGIIVAFIGQPSSGSMSPTLEPGDRLIVNRLAYVAADPAPGDIVVFRPDEAWGEKPAAGGNWFSQAFHWVGETTGIRPYVLVKRVIAGPGQTVECCDAQGRVLVDGEPLDEPYVVKDLPFVTDSLDCDSEPMSTRCFAPVTVPEDSYLVLGDNRANSADSAYLCRGTADPDESCWRWMTRDDVFGKAGAILWPIGRWGGP, from the coding sequence ATGACGACAGATGCACCGAGACCGCGTCGGCGACTCCTCGGGAACATCTGGGTGAACATCGTGCTCGCCCTCGCGCTGACCGGCATCATCGTCGCCTTCATCGGCCAGCCGTCGTCCGGATCCATGTCGCCGACGCTCGAGCCCGGCGACCGCCTCATCGTCAACCGCCTCGCCTACGTCGCCGCAGACCCCGCGCCGGGCGACATCGTCGTGTTCCGTCCCGATGAGGCCTGGGGTGAGAAGCCGGCGGCCGGCGGAAACTGGTTCTCGCAGGCGTTCCACTGGGTCGGCGAGACCACCGGCATCCGGCCCTACGTGCTGGTGAAGCGGGTCATCGCCGGACCCGGGCAGACCGTGGAGTGCTGCGACGCCCAGGGCAGGGTGCTGGTCGACGGCGAGCCGCTCGACGAGCCGTATGTCGTCAAAGATCTCCCGTTCGTCACAGATTCACTCGACTGCGACAGCGAACCGATGTCGACCCGCTGCTTCGCGCCGGTCACCGTTCCGGAGGATTCGTATCTCGTGCTCGGAGACAATCGGGCGAACTCGGCCGACTCCGCGTACCTCTGCCGAGGGACGGCGGATCCGGACGAGAGCTGCTGGCGCTGGATGACGCGCGACGACGTGTTCGGCAAGGCCGGGGCCATCCTGTGGCCGATCGGGCGGTGGGGCGGGCCGTAG
- a CDS encoding acyltransferase family protein produces the protein MAQYSGDSGPRLLESAQASQAQRLLIPDVLRGIAIVAMVIAHANPFLPELPWAAKFVTANLSDLASPLFALVMGMSAELVWRRGGRVGVTLLQQVIRGLFLIALGVWMATWGSWVDVILAYLGVTIILGAPILLARTPVVIGVTAVLLLISQPLVDLARTWTWVYTAPAPVADIMQWLFLGSHYRVLNLLPMFLIGALLIRHGLQRDRLLTVLAIAAPLAYVAWAVGQRLGGVQSGDYLDTLKDFGLVFAVYVIVVFAATARRDGVKRFWSPIFVPLVACGQVALSLYLLHVGLIALWNNANGRPTENFWPGWLVIVPGMILVGWLWWRFVGTGPVEWVMGWLTGRRKPLLRRR, from the coding sequence ATGGCCCAGTATTCCGGTGACAGCGGTCCCCGCCTGCTCGAGTCCGCGCAGGCGTCGCAAGCCCAGCGACTGCTCATCCCCGACGTCCTCCGTGGCATCGCGATCGTCGCGATGGTGATCGCGCACGCGAACCCGTTCCTGCCCGAACTGCCCTGGGCCGCGAAGTTCGTGACGGCGAACCTCAGCGACCTGGCGTCGCCGCTGTTCGCGCTCGTCATGGGCATGTCGGCAGAGCTCGTCTGGCGCCGTGGCGGACGCGTCGGCGTCACACTTCTGCAGCAGGTCATCCGCGGACTGTTCCTGATCGCGCTGGGCGTCTGGATGGCGACCTGGGGCTCGTGGGTCGACGTGATCCTGGCGTATCTCGGCGTGACCATCATCCTCGGAGCGCCGATCCTCCTCGCGCGCACGCCCGTGGTGATCGGAGTGACGGCGGTCCTCCTGCTCATCAGCCAACCGCTGGTGGACCTCGCCCGGACCTGGACCTGGGTGTACACGGCGCCCGCCCCGGTCGCCGACATCATGCAGTGGCTCTTCCTCGGATCGCACTACCGCGTGCTCAATCTCCTGCCGATGTTCCTCATCGGCGCGCTCCTCATCCGGCACGGTCTGCAGCGCGACCGACTGCTCACAGTGCTGGCGATCGCGGCACCGCTTGCCTACGTGGCCTGGGCTGTTGGGCAGCGGCTCGGCGGCGTGCAGTCCGGCGACTACCTCGACACCCTGAAAGACTTCGGCCTCGTCTTCGCGGTCTACGTGATCGTGGTCTTCGCCGCGACCGCTCGACGCGACGGAGTCAAGCGCTTCTGGAGCCCGATCTTCGTGCCCCTCGTCGCATGCGGACAGGTCGCGCTGAGTCTCTACCTGCTGCACGTGGGGCTCATCGCGCTGTGGAACAACGCGAACGGACGTCCGACCGAGAACTTCTGGCCGGGGTGGCTCGTGATCGTTCCGGGCATGATCCTGGTGGGGTGGCTCTGGTGGCGGTTCGTCGGCACGGGCCCCGTCGAATGGGTGATGGGCTGGCTGACCGGTCGGCGCAAGCCCCTGCTCCGGAGGCGATGA